In one Cloacibacillus porcorum genomic region, the following are encoded:
- the asnB gene encoding asparagine synthase (glutamine-hydrolyzing) yields MCGIFGWIPDKRYRDSNPQPFIDKIYKTMAHRGPDDRGHAIFGEALFKVLIAQVRLSIIDLSPTGHQPMFSEDGRYAITYNGEVYNYLELRKELEKEGVIFNTPNDTEVVMKAIIQWGKDALLRFTGMFAFALYDKEKETLICARDFFGIKPFYWYTGDMGFCFASELPSLLEFPDVPRKLDPTSAYNYLAYGITNVGDRTMLKDIYQLPPAHYVEIDINKPQDIKPVRYWKPNIFKRSDISFDDAAKELRAMFLDSVRLHLRSDVPLGVALSGGIDSSSVTCAIRYLEPHTELHTFSFIVKGTPVSEEKWASIVAEHTHAIRHIIEVAPYELINDLDDMIRAQGEPFGSTSIYAGYKVFQLAKSCGITVTLDGQGADEMLAGYFGYPGQRLSTLICSGHFIKAYKFFIATSKWPGRSKFNTLAFTIQELIPRRMIPFARKIIGKNPEPKWLDIKKIKENGGNIIGRGKKLENQMYPSPNKVISFLAYSLTWDGIPNLLRHGDRNAMAHSIESRVPFLTKEMAEFCLSLPEEYLIDMNGRTKSVFREAMRGIVPDAILDRRDKIGFATPEEDWLNNISDWVDKLLCNTTDIPFLNMKALQEEWRAVKEKHSGYDWRVWRWINYIRWIEMFNISMGK; encoded by the coding sequence GATTCAAACCCTCAACCATTCATCGATAAAATATACAAAACTATGGCACATCGCGGCCCTGACGATAGAGGTCATGCCATATTTGGAGAGGCTTTATTCAAAGTATTAATTGCACAGGTACGCCTCTCGATAATAGATCTTTCACCAACTGGTCATCAGCCTATGTTCAGCGAAGATGGCAGATATGCCATCACATATAACGGCGAAGTTTACAACTATCTTGAGCTTAGAAAAGAACTTGAGAAAGAAGGTGTCATATTTAACACACCAAACGATACAGAAGTTGTAATGAAGGCGATAATCCAATGGGGTAAGGACGCACTGCTACGTTTTACGGGTATGTTTGCGTTTGCCTTATATGATAAAGAGAAAGAAACATTGATATGTGCACGTGATTTTTTCGGTATCAAACCTTTTTACTGGTACACCGGAGATATGGGCTTTTGCTTCGCTTCTGAATTACCATCGCTCCTTGAATTTCCAGATGTTCCAAGAAAACTTGATCCTACCAGTGCATATAACTATCTTGCCTATGGAATCACTAACGTTGGGGACCGTACTATGTTGAAGGATATATATCAGCTTCCGCCAGCTCATTACGTTGAGATAGACATCAATAAACCACAGGATATAAAACCAGTGAGATATTGGAAACCCAATATCTTTAAGCGTTCGGATATATCTTTCGATGACGCTGCGAAAGAACTCAGGGCAATGTTTCTAGATTCGGTTCGTTTACATTTACGTTCTGATGTACCACTTGGTGTAGCATTATCTGGTGGTATAGATTCATCCTCAGTAACGTGCGCTATAAGATACTTAGAACCACACACAGAGTTACATACGTTTAGTTTTATAGTAAAAGGAACACCTGTATCAGAGGAAAAATGGGCTAGCATCGTTGCGGAACATACACACGCAATCAGGCACATAATAGAAGTTGCACCATACGAACTGATTAATGATTTAGATGATATGATTAGAGCGCAAGGAGAACCTTTTGGCTCTACATCAATATACGCGGGATACAAAGTCTTTCAATTAGCAAAAAGCTGTGGGATTACTGTCACTCTTGACGGACAAGGAGCAGATGAAATGCTCGCTGGCTATTTTGGATACCCTGGGCAAAGATTGTCGACTTTGATCTGTTCCGGCCATTTTATAAAAGCCTATAAGTTTTTTATAGCTACTTCGAAATGGCCTGGAAGATCAAAGTTTAATACGTTGGCATTTACCATTCAGGAACTCATACCCCGCCGTATGATACCATTTGCGCGAAAAATTATTGGTAAAAATCCTGAACCAAAATGGCTTGACATCAAGAAGATAAAAGAAAACGGCGGCAATATTATCGGTCGGGGGAAAAAACTTGAAAACCAAATGTATCCGTCACCGAACAAGGTAATAAGTTTTTTAGCCTATTCCTTAACATGGGATGGTATCCCTAATCTTCTCCGCCATGGAGATAGAAATGCGATGGCTCATTCTATTGAAAGCAGAGTCCCCTTTCTTACCAAAGAAATGGCGGAGTTCTGCCTCTCCTTACCGGAAGAATATCTTATTGACATGAACGGCAGAACAAAAAGCGTATTCAGGGAAGCAATGCGTGGAATTGTACCTGATGCGATACTAGACCGTAGAGACAAAATTGGCTTTGCGACACCGGAGGAAGATTGGCTGAATAATATTTCGGATTGGGTGGACAAGCTTTTATGCAATACGACGGATATTCCATTCCTAAACATGAAGGCGCTTCAAGAAGAATGGCGCGCTGTCAAAGAAAAACACAGTGGATACGATTGGCGTGTCTGGCGATGGATCAATTATATTCGCTGGATAGAAATGTTTAATATTTCTATGGGCAAATAA
- a CDS encoding lipopolysaccharide biosynthesis protein has protein sequence MTIKQQISQYLKNNNFIRHVTILSGASVIAQLINIIIMPVVSRLYSPADFGVLALYSSIVGLLATVSGFRYYLVIPLARRDRYIHAIAWLSFLSQCFCVLAFTIIIIEWKEYLAETPYGVLLSYWYMVPIGVLCVGVYSLLVQWAIREREFTLIAKTKIVQTVSRCFVFLLCGIINTSPIGLLLGNIAGQSGGSTSLLHSIKRKNLKIKFSFTHIKRAALSYRKMFLFDTPSSLINMSGAYLLPIVMTYYWIPNIVGSFSMAQQVLALPSAIVGTAIGQVFIQRCSQAKYEGNIENIYTKTLIILFIVGVYPIMLLSMLAPIIFPVVLGQKWIVAGNFALLMSPWVALDFVYTPLSMIYIIMMLQRPAFIFLFLYTIVRIASIYIMRDNPDYAMMLLSGISTLFIIIGIILPGYFIHIKISSLISIVACLSVKVLIALAPVYFCLYVLKTHLYVTIIALLLSMALYMTLGFNTLKNIKS, from the coding sequence ATGACAATAAAACAACAAATATCGCAGTATTTGAAAAACAATAACTTTATCAGACATGTAACAATATTATCTGGCGCCTCGGTAATTGCGCAACTGATAAATATTATCATCATGCCCGTTGTATCACGGCTATACTCACCAGCTGACTTTGGTGTATTAGCGCTTTATTCTTCTATTGTGGGATTGCTTGCTACAGTATCAGGCTTTAGATACTATCTTGTGATTCCGCTTGCCCGCAGAGATCGTTACATACATGCAATAGCCTGGCTAAGCTTTCTATCCCAATGTTTTTGTGTACTGGCATTTACAATCATAATCATAGAATGGAAAGAGTACTTGGCAGAGACTCCCTATGGAGTATTATTATCCTACTGGTACATGGTCCCTATAGGTGTATTGTGTGTTGGAGTCTATTCCTTGTTGGTTCAGTGGGCAATAAGAGAGAGGGAGTTCACGCTTATCGCAAAAACAAAAATAGTGCAGACTGTTTCAAGGTGCTTCGTTTTCTTATTGTGTGGAATTATAAACACATCCCCAATTGGTCTGCTTCTTGGCAATATCGCTGGGCAGAGCGGTGGAAGTACATCACTTTTACATTCTATAAAAAGAAAAAATCTAAAGATTAAATTTAGTTTCACGCATATAAAACGTGCGGCATTGTCATATCGTAAGATGTTTCTCTTTGATACACCGTCCAGCTTAATAAATATGTCCGGTGCGTATCTATTGCCTATAGTCATGACATATTACTGGATTCCTAATATCGTAGGCTCTTTCTCCATGGCACAACAGGTTTTAGCTTTGCCATCTGCCATCGTTGGCACTGCGATAGGACAGGTCTTTATTCAGCGTTGCAGTCAGGCTAAGTATGAGGGGAATATTGAGAATATTTACACAAAAACATTAATAATACTTTTCATTGTCGGTGTTTATCCTATAATGCTACTAAGTATGCTGGCGCCGATTATTTTTCCTGTTGTACTAGGGCAAAAGTGGATTGTGGCCGGTAATTTTGCTCTGTTGATGTCTCCGTGGGTGGCGTTAGATTTTGTATACACGCCCTTAAGTATGATTTATATCATTATGATGCTTCAGCGCCCAGCATTTATTTTTTTATTTCTTTACACAATTGTGCGAATTGCTTCTATATATATTATGCGCGATAATCCTGATTACGCAATGATGTTGCTATCTGGGATCAGCACACTATTTATAATTATTGGAATAATATTACCTGGGTATTTCATTCATATAAAAATATCGTCTTTGATCAGTATTGTCGCTTGCTTATCTGTAAAGGTATTAATAGCGTTGGCTCCTGTATATTTTTGCTTATATGTTTTAAAGACACATCTATATGTCACCATTATAGCCCTGCTATTATCAATGGCGTTATATATGACATTAGGGTTCAATACATTAAAAAATATTAAAAGTTGA
- a CDS encoding MBOAT family O-acyltransferase, with the protein MLFNSFEFIFLFLPLVFCIWVFLRKNYLPKLAIFSLLVSSLLFYAYWNPPFVFLLLASITINFFIQRGIFTLQKTSCSRTAKTVLFCGITFNILLIGYFKYKNFFLYNMDFIFGRVNTYQSIFLPLGISFFTFQQIACLIDSYKRKLGEIKFCEYALFVSFFPQLIAGPIVKYEELIPQIQKAAKDNSINLDTICLGLSLFAFGLFKKITIADYFSPISIMLFDSTSLPTFYDAILGTLAYTIQIYFDFSGYSDMALGLGFLFGVALPQNFNSPYQSLSIIDFWRRWHITLSNFLKDYIYIPLGGNRGGHTKKYINLLLTMLIGGLWHGAGWNFIIWGGLHGFYLVVNNLYRSKDRFIKLPNIICWLLTFSAVSFAWIFFRAPSLSKAREIIYALLSYAQIFSPSLHAINLAHDGLIKFVSSLIASIFISIFMPNAHKTLLHISSRKYSVAVISGICFAASLWMMTYTEKVREFLYFQF; encoded by the coding sequence ATGCTATTTAACTCTTTTGAATTTATATTTTTATTTCTGCCTTTAGTATTTTGTATTTGGGTTTTCTTGCGTAAAAACTATCTTCCGAAGCTGGCGATTTTTTCTTTATTGGTCTCTTCACTGTTGTTCTATGCATACTGGAATCCTCCTTTTGTTTTTTTACTGCTTGCTTCAATAACGATAAACTTTTTCATACAAAGGGGTATCTTTACATTACAAAAGACATCTTGTTCTCGAACGGCAAAAACAGTTTTATTCTGCGGAATTACTTTTAATATCCTCTTGATTGGTTACTTTAAATATAAGAACTTTTTCCTGTACAATATGGATTTTATATTTGGGCGTGTAAATACGTACCAATCTATATTTTTACCGCTGGGAATATCTTTCTTTACTTTTCAGCAAATTGCCTGTCTGATTGACAGCTATAAGAGGAAATTAGGGGAAATCAAATTTTGCGAGTACGCGCTTTTTGTCTCCTTTTTTCCACAATTGATTGCAGGCCCAATTGTAAAATATGAAGAGTTAATTCCACAAATCCAAAAAGCCGCCAAAGATAATTCGATTAACTTAGATACGATCTGTTTGGGGTTATCTTTATTTGCGTTTGGACTATTTAAAAAAATTACGATAGCAGATTACTTTTCACCTATTTCAATAATGCTCTTCGATTCAACCTCCCTTCCTACTTTTTACGACGCCATACTGGGCACTTTGGCATATACAATACAGATTTACTTTGATTTTTCCGGATACTCCGATATGGCGTTGGGACTTGGATTTTTATTTGGCGTGGCGCTGCCACAGAACTTTAACTCACCATACCAGAGCCTGTCGATTATTGATTTTTGGCGAAGGTGGCACATCACCCTATCCAACTTCCTAAAAGATTACATTTATATTCCTTTGGGAGGTAACAGGGGGGGGCATACTAAAAAATATATAAATTTATTGTTAACAATGTTAATAGGCGGATTATGGCACGGCGCTGGCTGGAACTTTATAATATGGGGTGGCTTACATGGATTCTATCTAGTAGTTAATAATCTGTACCGCAGTAAAGACAGATTCATCAAATTACCTAATATAATTTGTTGGCTGTTAACTTTCTCTGCCGTTAGCTTCGCTTGGATTTTTTTTAGAGCGCCGTCATTATCCAAAGCCAGAGAAATAATTTACGCGCTATTATCATACGCACAAATATTTTCACCAAGCCTTCACGCGATAAATTTAGCACACGACGGGCTGATCAAATTTGTATCATCATTGATCGCTTCTATCTTTATATCTATATTCATGCCAAATGCTCATAAAACATTACTGCATATATCATCTCGTAAGTACAGCGTAGCTGTTATAAGCGGTATCTGTTTTGCCGCAAGCCTGTGGATGATGACATATACCGAAAAAGTACGTGAGTTTTTATATTTTCAATTTTAA